In Chanodichthys erythropterus isolate Z2021 chromosome 11, ASM2448905v1, whole genome shotgun sequence, a single window of DNA contains:
- the cxcl8b.3 gene encoding interleukin-8b.3, giving the protein MKFTKAAFVFLTCMTLLSKTEVFAARLLAPQLRCPCLRTYSGKPIYRKLIQNIQMIPAGAQCRNMQIIATLKQGQTCLNPKDEWVKKIIEG; this is encoded by the exons ATGAAGTTCACCAAAGCAGCCTTCGTTTTTTTGACATGCATGACACTGCTGTCCAAAACAGAAG TCTTTGCTGCTAGACTGTTGGCTCCACAGCTACGCTGCCCGTGTCTTCGAACATATTCCGGAAAACCAATTTACCGCAAACTAATACAGAACATACAGATGATTCCTGCTGGAGCACAATGCAGAAACATGCAGATCAT TGCCACACTGAAACAAGGACAGACCTGCCTCAATCCCAAAGATGAATG